Proteins encoded within one genomic window of Ovis aries strain OAR_USU_Benz2616 breed Rambouillet chromosome 1, ARS-UI_Ramb_v3.0, whole genome shotgun sequence:
- the LOC132659897 gene encoding uncharacterized protein LOC132659897, producing the protein MISVHFQGKPFSITVIQVYAPTSNAEEAEVERFYEDLQDLLELTPKKDVLFILGDWNAKVGSQETPGVTGEFGLGIQNEAGQRLIEFCQENVLVIANTLFQQHKRRLYTWTSPDGQHQNQIDYILCSQRWRSSIQSTKTRPGGDCGSDHELLIAKFRLKLKKVGKTTKPFRYDLNQIPYDYTVEVRNRFKRLDLIDRVPDELWTEVCDIVQETGIKTIPMEKKCKKAKWLSGEALQIAVKRREAKSNREKERYKHLNAEFQRIARRDKKAFLSDQCKEIEENKRMGMTRDLFKKIRDTKGTFHAKMGSIKDRNGLDLTEAEDIKKRWQEYTEELYQKELHHQDNHDDVTAHLEPDILECEVKWALESITTNKASGGDGIPVELFQILKDDAVKVLHSICQQIWKTQQWPQDWKRSVFIPIPKKGNAKECSNYRTIALVLHASNVMLKILQARL; encoded by the coding sequence atgatctctgttcatttccaaggcaaaccattcagtatcacagtaatccaagtctatgccccaaccagtaacgctgaagaagctgaagttgaacggttctatgaagacctacaagaccttttagaactaacacccaaaaaagatgtccttttcattttaggagactggaatgcaaaagtaggaagtcaagaaacacctggagtaacaggcgaatttggccttggaatacagaatgaagcagggcaaagactaatagagttttgccaagaaaatgtactggtcatagcaaacaccctcttccaacaacacaagagaagactctatacatggacatcaccagatggtcaacaccaaaatcagattgattatattctttgcagccaaagatggagaagctctatacagtcaacaaaaacaagaccaggaggtgactgtggctcagatcatgaactccttattgccaaattcagacttaaattgaagaaagtagggaaaaccactaaaccattcaggtatgacctaaatcaaatcccttatgactatacagtggaagtgagaaatagatttaagagactagatctgatagatagagtgcctgatgaactatggacggaggtttgtgacattgtacaggagacagggatcaagaccatccccatggaaaagaaatgcaaaaaagcaaaatggctgtctggggaggccttacaaatagctgtgaaaagaagagaagcaaaaagcaacagagaaaaggaaagatataagcatctgaatgcagagttccaaagaatagcaagaagagataagaaagccttcctcagcgatcaatgcaaagaaatagaggaaaacaaaagaatgggaatgactagagatctcttcaagaaaattagagacaccaagggaacatttcatgcaaagatgggctcgataaaggacaggaatggtctggacctaacagaagcagaagatattaagaagaggtggcaagaatacacagaagaactataccaaaaagagcttcaccaccaagataatcacgatgatgtgaccgctcacctagagccagacatcctggaatgtgaagtcaagtgggccttggagagcatcactacgaacaaagctagtggaggggatggaattccagttgagctctttcaaatcctgaaagatgatgctgtgaaagtgctgcattcaatatgccagcaaatttggaaaactcagcagtggccacaggactggaaaaggtcagttttcattccaatcccaaagaaaggcaatgccaaagaatgctcaaactaccgcacaattgcactcgtcttacacgctagtaacgtaatgctcaaaattctccaagccaggctttag